The following coding sequences are from one Mycolicibacterium aichiense window:
- a CDS encoding NAD(P)/FAD-dependent oxidoreductase, which produces MTATETVDVAIVGAGPAGLTAAADLARNSTLNIVVLERESEAGGIPRHSDHPGYGMRDRKTFISGPAYAARLTRDARAAGAAIRTNAMVTGWADDQTLEITSPQGRYDLTARAIVLATGARERPRPARLIPGDRGAGVYTTGLLQNAVHLKHRSVGRRAVVVGAELVSYSAVLTLKHVGCHTALMTTEYPSPESYGVFNLAGRSPLLGLQIATRTRVVRIIGKPTVTGVEVENLDTGHRRIVDCDTVVLTGDWIPDHELARSTGLDIDPGTLGPVVDTALRTSRPGVFAIGNLLHPVDTADIAALDGRHVADRVRAHLAGNRPADAGVPIHAEAPLRWVAPNLLRPGDPAPARHRLLLWTDRLVRIPKVVARQDGRIVGRKTLPWPASPGRVFRVPSSILDGVDEHGGPVTLSLAN; this is translated from the coding sequence ATGACCGCCACCGAAACGGTCGACGTCGCGATCGTCGGCGCCGGCCCCGCCGGTCTGACCGCCGCCGCCGACCTGGCGCGCAACAGCACACTGAACATCGTTGTCCTGGAACGTGAATCAGAAGCCGGCGGGATCCCGCGACACAGCGATCACCCGGGCTACGGAATGCGTGACCGGAAGACGTTCATCAGCGGGCCCGCCTACGCTGCGCGCCTCACCCGGGATGCCCGCGCCGCCGGCGCGGCGATACGCACCAACGCGATGGTGACCGGCTGGGCCGACGATCAGACACTCGAGATCACCTCTCCGCAGGGGCGTTACGACCTCACCGCCAGGGCCATCGTGCTGGCCACCGGCGCCCGTGAACGTCCGCGCCCGGCCCGGCTGATTCCCGGCGACCGCGGGGCGGGCGTCTACACCACCGGCCTGTTGCAGAACGCGGTGCATCTCAAGCACCGCAGCGTCGGCCGGCGAGCTGTTGTGGTCGGCGCCGAGCTGGTCAGTTACTCGGCGGTGCTCACCCTCAAACACGTCGGCTGCCACACCGCCCTGATGACAACCGAATACCCCTCACCGGAGTCCTACGGCGTGTTCAACCTCGCCGGCCGGTCACCGCTGCTGGGACTGCAGATCGCCACACGCACCCGGGTGGTGCGGATCATCGGCAAGCCGACAGTCACCGGTGTGGAGGTCGAGAACCTCGACACCGGGCATCGGCGCATCGTCGACTGCGACACCGTCGTCCTGACCGGCGACTGGATCCCCGATCACGAGCTCGCCCGCAGCACCGGCCTCGACATCGATCCCGGAACCCTCGGCCCCGTCGTGGACACGGCGCTGCGTACCAGCCGGCCCGGGGTCTTCGCGATCGGCAACCTGCTGCACCCCGTCGACACCGCCGACATCGCCGCACTCGACGGTCGCCACGTCGCCGACCGGGTCCGCGCCCACCTCGCCGGTAACCGGCCCGCCGATGCAGGAGTTCCGATCCACGCCGAGGCGCCGTTGCGCTGGGTGGCCCCCAACCTGCTGCGTCCCGGCGATCCGGCGCCCGCCCGGCACCGGCTTCTGTTGTGGACTGATCGGCTGGTCCGCATCCCGAAAGTCGTTGCCCGGCAGGATGGCAGGATCGTCGGGCGCAAGACCCTCCCCTGGCCTGCATCGCCAGGACGGGTGTTCCGCGTCCCGTCGAGCATCCTCGACGGCGTCGACGAACACGGCGGTCCGGTGACGTTGTCGCTGGCCAACTGA